A section of the Struthio camelus isolate bStrCam1 chromosome 18, bStrCam1.hap1, whole genome shotgun sequence genome encodes:
- the TOMM34 gene encoding mitochondrial import receptor subunit TOM34, which translates to MEAAGGVSKLRRAGNEEFRRGQYGPAAALYSRALALLEAAGEAASAAAAAERSVLLANRAACHLKDGACGLCVSDCSRALELVPFGIKPLLRRAAAYEALERYQLAYVDYKTVLQIDCSIQSAHDGVNRMTKVLLEKDGVNWREKLPPIPAVPISAQTRWNVPSAGGPTTPCETAPLGKPDQTAAGTERARTLKEEGNELVKKGNHKKAIEKYSESLKLKKECATYTNRALCYLTLKRYKEAVQDCTEALRLEPNNIKAFYRRAQALKELKDYKSSIADINSLLKIEPKNTAALRLLQELNRA; encoded by the exons atGGAAGCGGCGGGCGGCGTGAGCAAGCTGCGCCGCGCCGGCAACGAGGAGTTCCGCCGCGGGCAGTACGGGCCGGCCGCCGCCCTCTACAGCCGGGCCCTGGCGCTGCTGGAGGCCGCAG GGgaggccgcctccgccgccgccgccgcggagagGAGCGTGCTGCTCGCCAACCGCGCCGCCTGCCACCTCAAGGACGGCGCCTGCGGGCTCTGCGTGAGCGACTGCTCCCg TGCCCTTGAACTGGTCCCTTTTGGAATCAAACCCCTCCTCAGGCGGGCAGCAGCTTACGAGGCTCTGGAGAGGTATCAGCTGGCCTATGTTGACTACAAGACTGTGCTACAGATCGACTGCTCCATACAGTCTGCACACGATGGTGTCAACAG AATGACCAAAGTCCTGCTGGAGAAGGATGGTGTGAATTGGCGTGAGAAGCTCCCTCCGATCCCCGCAGTCCCCATTTCTGCCCAGACGAGATGGAATGTTCCTTCTGCAGGAGGCCCGACCACTCCTTGTGAAACTGCACCTCTGGGAAAACCAG ACCAGACTGCTGCTGGCACTGAGAGAGCTCGAACtctgaaggaagaaggaaatgaacTTGTGAAGAAAGGAAACCATAAAAAAGCAATTGAGAAGTACAGTGAGAGTTTAAAGCTCAAAAAGGAATGTGCAACTTACACCAACAG AGCTCTGTGTTACCTGACTCTGAAGCGATACAAGGAAGCCGTACAGGACTGCACAGAAGCCTTGAGATTAGAGCCTAATAACATTAAGGCATTCTACAGACGTGCTCAAGCACTTAAAGAACTGAAG gatTACAAGTCAAGTATTGCTGATATCAACAGCTTGCTGAAAATTGAACCAAAGAACACAGCTGCACTGAGGCTACTACAAGAGTTGAACAGAGCTTAG
- the PABPC1L gene encoding polyadenylate-binding protein 1-like, whose product MNASGPGYPLASLYVGDLHPDVTEAMLYEKFSPAGPIMSIRVCRDVATRRSLGYAYINFQQPADAERALDTMNFEVIKGRPIRIMWSQRDPGLRKSGVGNVFIKNLDDSIDNKALYDTFSAFGNILSCKVVCDENGSRGYGFVHFETHEAATRAIETMNGMLLNDRKVFVGHFKSRKEREAEFGARAMEFTNVYIKNFGDDMDDDRLREIFSKFGKTLSVKVMMDNTGRSKGFGFVNFEKHEEAQKAVADMNGKEINGRLVYVGRAQKRLERQSELKRKFEQIKQERVSRYQGVNLYVKNLDDGIDDERLRKEFSPYGTITSAKVMTEGGHSKGFGFVCFSSPEEATKAVTEMNGRIVSTKPLYVALAQRKEERKAILTNQYMQRLATMRALPGPLLGSFQPPAGYFLPPIPQPQTRATFYSPSPVVPVRPATRWSAQPSRPPSYPAATPILRAAAPPRRLLSNISTMRQASTQVPRVPPQAQRVANIGTQTVSARVPSSPTLPRGAQHYKYSSAVRNVQPMGSVASASAQQVGEPAVHIQGQEPLTASMLAAAPPQEQKQMIGERLYPLIHAMHASLAGKITGMLLEIDNSELLLLLESPDSLRSKIEEAVAVLQAHQATETSHKSSTAAFLQ is encoded by the exons ATGAATGCTAGTGGCCCTGGATATCCGTTAGCCTCTCTCTACGTGGGAGACCTCCACCCAGACGTGACCGAGGCCATGCTCTATGAGAAGTTCTCGCCTGCTGGGCCAATAATGTCCATCCGCGTCTGTCGGGATGTCGCCACACGCCGGTCACTGGGCTACGCCTACATAAACTTCCAGCAGCCTGCAGATG CTGAGCGAGCCCTGGACACCATGAATTTTGAAGTGATCAAAGGCCGGCCCATTCGAATCATGTGGTCCCAGCGAGACCCCGGGCTCAGGAAGTCGGGGGTGGGAAACGTCTTCATCAAGAACCTGGATGACTCCATTGATAACAAAGCCTTGTACGATACGTTCTCGGCTTTCGGAAATATCCTGTCTTGCAAG GTGGTTTGTGATGAAAATGGATCCCGTGGTTACGGCTTTGTTCACTTTGAGACCCACGAGGCAGCAACTCGAGCCATTGAGACCATGAATGGGATGCTGCTCAATGACCGGAAGGT aTTTGTTGGCCATTTTAAATCCCGCAAAGAGCGTGAGGCGGAGTTTGGGGCTAGGGCAATGGAATTCACCAATGTCTACATCAAAAACTTTGGGGATGACATGGATGATGACAGACTGCGGGAGATATTCTCCAAGTTTG GAAAGACACTAAGTGTTAAAGTCATGATGGACAACACTGGCCGCTCAAAGGGCTTTGGATTTGTCAACTTTGAGAAGCATGAGGAAGCCCAGAAG GCCGTGGCTGACATGAACGGGAAGGAGATCAACGGGCGGTTGGTGTATGTGGGCCGAGCCCAGAAGCGTCTGGAGCGCCAGAGCGAGCTGAAACGGAAGTTCGAGCAGATCAAGCAGGAGAGAGTGAGCAGGTACCAG GGGGTCAACTTGTATGTGAAGAACCTGGATGACGGAATAGATGAtgagaggctgaggaaggagtTTTCTCCGTACGGCACTATCACCAGCGCAAAG GTGATGACAGAGGGTGGACACAGCAAAGGGTTTGGGTTTGTATgtttttcctccccagaagaGGCTACCAAGGCCGTGACAGAAATGAATGGACGGATCGTTAGCACTAAGCCTCTCTACGTTGCACTTgcacaaagaaaagaagagcGGAAAGCAATTCTCACCAACCAGTATATGCAGAGATTAGCCACCATgagggccctgcctggccctctCCTTGGCTCCTTCCAGCCTCCAGCGGGGTACTTCCTACCCCCCATCCCTCAG CCACAAACCAGGGCTACTTTCTACAGTCCCAGCCCAGTTGTCCCTGTCCGTCCTGCCACTCGTTGGAGTGCACAGCCCTCCAGGCCTCCCT CGTATCCTGCAGCTACCCCGATCCTGAGGGCTGCCGCACCGCCCCGGCGCCTGCTGTCCAACATCAGCACCATGAGACAGGCATCCACCCAAGTGCCTCGCGTGCCCCCCCAGGCCCAGAGAGTGG CCAACATAGGGACCCAGACAGTCAGTGCTCGAGTACCCTCCTCGCCCACCCTGCCGCGGGGCGCGCAGCACTACAAGTACTCCTCGGCCGTGAGGAACGTCCAGCCGATGGGGAGCGTGGCGTCCGCGTCGGCTCAGCAG GTCGGAGAGCCTGCTGTGCATATTCAGGGGCAGGAGCCACTGACAGCATCCATGCTTGCAGCAGCCCCTCCTCAGGAGCAGAAGCAAATGATAg GTGAGCGCCTCTACCCTCTGATCCACGCGATGCATGCCTCGCTGGCTGGCAAGATCACTGGGATGCTGCTGGAGATAGACAACTCTGagttgctgcttctcctggaGTCCCCGGATTCCCTGCGCTCCAAG ATCGAGGAAGCTGTCGCTGTTCTCCAAGCGCACCAGGCTACTGAGACATCCCacaagagcagcactgcagcgttCCTGCAGTGA